The Humulus lupulus chromosome 4, drHumLupu1.1, whole genome shotgun sequence genome has a window encoding:
- the LOC133832077 gene encoding uncharacterized protein LOC133832077, which yields MPIGTSLYRLIYGKACHLPFELEHRAQWALKKLNFDPVALKALRLAQLNELDELRHDSYENARIYKEKTKKWHDNYIVNRTFQIQQGDSSPFKVNGQRVKHYYGGEIEKKVNITLVDS from the exons ATGCCAATTGGTACGTCTCTTTACCGTCTTATATATGGTAAAGCTTGTCACTTGCCATTTGAACTGGAGCATAGGGCGCAGTGGGCATTAAAGAAGTTGAATTTCGATCCGGTAGCTTTGAAAGCATTAAGGCTAGCTCAACTGAATGAGCTAGATGAATTGCGTCATGATTCCTACGAGAACGCAAGAATCTACAAAGAAAAGACAAAGAAATGGCATGACAACTATATTGTCAATCGGACTTTTCAG ATTCAACAAGGAGATTCTTCGccgtttaaagttaatggacagcgGGTGAAGCATTACTATGGAGGTGAAATTGAGAAGAAGGTCAATATTACTCTGGTTGATTCTTAA